A genomic window from Nerophis lumbriciformis linkage group LG30, RoL_Nlum_v2.1, whole genome shotgun sequence includes:
- the sln gene encoding sarcolipin: protein MDRSVQELFLNFMIVLVTVLLMWLLVKTYQD, encoded by the coding sequence ATGGACCGCTCCGTGCAGGAACTCTTCCTCAACTTCATGATCGTCCTGGTCACCGTGCTGCTGATGTGGCTGCTGGTCAAGACCTACCAGGACTAA